In the Bacillus sp. FJAT-42376 genome, TGAAAAATTGAACCTGGATCTTACATCGGATTTTTCTTTATTCCAGGGTTTATTCGCTCATATGGAACCGTCCCTTTTCCGCATCAAGCAAGGGCTTGCATCCTTTAATCCTCTTACGGAAGATATAAAAAAGAAGTATCCGGTCCTGTATATGGCGGTCTCCCAGAGCCTTGAACAGGAATTCAGCGAGATTTATTTTCCGGAAGATGAAGTAGCTTATATTGTTCTGCACTTTGGCTCCGCACTGGAGCTGCGGAAAGAAGATCTATCGATCCGGGCCCTCGTCGTCTGTCCTACAGGAATCGGGACATCAAAAATGCTGGCAAGCCGGATCAAAAAAGAAATGGCAGAGATTTCATCCATTGAAATTGCATCGCTGAAGGAAATCCAGGAACTGAATCTGCAGGAATATGACTTAGTCATCTCCACTGTCAGACTGCCTTTTGAGCAAAATTACGTACTTGTCAATCCGCTCCTAAGGGAGGAGGATATTGAATCGATCCGCCACTTTCTTGGCGGCCATATTCAAACCTTTACGCGAAGACAGCCATATGGCGACTCCGGCAGTTCCCCAGTTTCTAAAGATGTAAGGGACACGGAGACAGCGCAGTCTTTGAGTACTCTTTTACAGGAAATGGAGGACACGCACACCTCAATCCGGATGATTTTAAAAAATTTGACCGTTGCAGACCGCAGGAAAGCATCAAGCCACCATCTTCTTTTGAAGGAAATGGCGGCTGAATGCGAAACGGATGGCTTGTTGCACGGATCGGATGATGTGGCAGAACAGCTGCTGGCGAGAGAACGGCAGGCAGGCCTCGGCGTTCCGGAGACGAATATGGCCCTTTTCCATGCCCGGCATGAGGGTGTGAAGGAGCTGATCTTCCGGATTGTTCATTCAGAGGAGCCATATTTGATTAAAGGAATGGACCGGAATGAGATGCAGGCAAGGAATATTTTGCTTCTTCTGGCGCCCCTAAGCTTGAGGCCGAAACAGCTTGAAATCATCAGCCTGATCAGTACGGCCATTGTAGAGAGCAAAGAAAACATGCTTGTTTTTTCTTCCTCAAATGAGCAAATGATCCGCAAAAAGCTGGAAGAGACGTTTTTCACATACTTACAAAATAAACTTGCAAAGGATTGATAATAATGAAAAGCACGATTCATTTTGGCGCAGGAAATATTGGAAGAGGATTTATCGGAGCGTTATTCTCCCAGTCGGGCTACCACGTGACATTCGTGGATATTGCCGATGAAATCATCAATAAACTGAATGAGGAAAAAAGCTATAAAGTAAAAACTGCAGCAGATCCGCAGGAAGTCATGGAAATTGCGAACGTTTCAGGATTAAATAATATGAAGCAGGAACAGGAAGTCATTGAAGCAATCGGACAGGCAGAGTATGTAACAACCGCCATCGGCCCGAATATCCTTCCAAGAATTGCTCCGCTGATTGCAAAGGGAATTGAGAAGCGTTTGGGTGAAAATGATGCTCCGCTATACATCATTGCCTGTGAAAATCAGATTGGTGCCACGGACATCCTGAAAGGACACATCCTCGAGCAGCTGGACGGGGAAACGAAAGCAAAGCTTGAAGGCCGTGTATTCTTCTTCAATTCAGCCGTCGACCGTATTGTTCCGATTCAAAACAATCAAGGATCTCTCGATGTGCTGGTTGAAACATATTATGAATGGGTCGTGGAAACCAATCAGGAAATTCCTCATGTTGAAGGAATGATGACCGTTCCGGACCTTGCTCCATTCATTGAAAGAAAGCTATTCACTGTCAACACAGGTCATGCCGTAACCGCTTATTTCGGCTGGCTTGCCGGGAAAGAAACCATTGATGAAGCGCTGAATGACGAAACCATTTCCGAACAGGTCAAAAACACGCTGAAAGAGACAGGCGCCTATTTAGTCAAAACGTACGGTTTGGACCAAGGCGAGCATGACAAATACATCGGAAAAATCATTGGACGCTTTCAAAATCCATACCTTCATGATGGTGTATCAAGGGTTGGTCGTTCCCCGCTCCGAAAGCTTGGACCAGAAGACCGTCTTGTGAAGCCAGCACGGGAGTCGAACCGCCTTGGGCTTCCGACGGAAAACCTGGCGAAGGCCATTGCAGCAGCATTGCTGTTTGATGTGAAGGATGATTCCGAATCCGTTGAACTGCAGAAGATGGTCAGCGAGCATGGAATTGTTCATGTTCTGACTGAAGTAAGCAAGCTGGACCGGGAGAGTTCGCTTGTAAAAGAAATTGCAGCACAGTATGAACAGCTGAAAAAATAATCAAGCAGAGAGCCGTTTCTCCGGTAAAGCCGGGGGAGCGGCTTTTTTAAAAAAATCTGCGATTGCTTTCCGGAGGGAACTTTATAAGCTGACTTTTAGTTAAAATGTTAGGGAAAGTGTTACAGAAAGGAGAATGCTTATGAATAAAAAGAGGCTTCATGCCATATGTTCTGAACTGCCGGGGACAATCCATGATTACCAGCCAGTCTGGGAGGCAGACCGATATCATATCTGCGGGAAAATGTTTGCGCTGATAGGCAGCGATACAAAAAGGAAGCAGATTATTACGTTAAAGTGTGACCCGTATCGGGCTGAAGAATTGAGAGAAACGTATGAAGGGATTATTCCAGGCTATCACATGAACAAAACACACTGGAACTCGATTTATCTCGATTCCAATGTGCCCGATCATGTAATGGAGGCGCTTATACAGCATTCGCACCAGCTCGTTTTGAAGAATCTCCCGAAAAAAGTACAGATAGAGATTGAAAGCAGATCAGGCGGGGGAGAGAGCTTAAGGGATTGAAAAAAACGATAAAGGGTTAACTGTAAAATTGGTTCCTATTACAGAAGCAAAAGCATCTTAAGATAACGGCTTGGATAAAACATCTCGCTCTTCCGCAATCTAAAAGAAGGATGAAAAACGGATAGGGTGAGATGTCATGCAGCACGATTGGTTTTCGGTCATTCCATTTTTGATTGCGATTCCTATAGCGATTAAGACGAAGCAGGTACTGCCTGGTCTGTTTGCCGGTTTGCTCGCTGGTGCTTATTTATTGCAGCCAAGTCCCGTGGGCGGCCTCAAGAAGATGATTGATATCCTTGTAAAGGGGATCATTGACCCGGGGAATATTAAAATTTTTATGTTTCTTTACGCTTTTACCGGCTTAATCGGAATGATTAAAATAGCCGGGGGAATTCGCGGGTTTGTAGAAGCAGCCTCTGCAAAAGTTCAGACAAAGAAGCAGGCCCTTTTTTTAACCTACATATCGACAATCGGAACCTTTGCAGCCCCCAGCTTCCGTTTTGTCACGATTGCACCCATTATGCGGGCGCTTTTAAAAAAAGTGAAGATGTCGACGCAGGAGCTCGGGTTTGTGATTGAAACGACGGCGACCCCGATTATAGTGCTCATTCCGATTGCTACTGCGTTCGTCGGGTATATGACTTCGCTTATTGATCTGGCTCTTGAAAATGAGCACATCAAAGCAGATTCGTATCAGCTATTTCTGCAGAGCATTCCTTATAATTTTTTCTCTTATGTGCTGATTATCGTCGGCATCTATTTAAGTTTTTTTCACCATTCCAAATCGACGGAGGAAAGTGATCCGGAAAAGATCGGGGGCGGCTCCGGTGAGGATGACTGGCACAATTGTGATCCGTCGGTAGGAAAAGATTTGCCGGAGCGGCCATGGAATCTGTTTGTCCCGCTTATTCTTGTGATTGGCCTGACTTTCCTGTTTACATGGTGGGACGGATTCCAAAAGGAGAAAGGTTTTTTTACAGCCTTTATTAAAGCGGACGTGATGACGGCGATGCTTACCGCCATCCTCGTTGCCCTGATTTTAACCTTTGTGTTTTTCAGATTCCAGAAGATAAAAACGGGGGAGCTGCTGAACAGCTTTATCCTCGGAGGAAATGAATTGATGTCTGTCATTGTGCTGCTTTCCTTTGTATGGGGGCTTTCCTCTGCGAGTGAGGAGCTTGGATTCTCCCGCTTTGTCACGAGTCATTCCCAGTGGATTCCGCCATCCCTCCTTGTTCCGGTTCTCTTTGTTTTTGGGGCAGCCGTTTCTTATTTTATTGGTTCCGCCTGGGGGACTTGGGGAATCCTCATGCCGCTCGGTGTTTCCATTGCCGCAGCCTCCCATCTTTCCCTGCCGCTTGTGATCGGCACCGTATTTGCAAGCGGCACCTTTGGAGCGTTCGCCTCTCCGTTAAGCGATGACACCAATACGATTGCCCGGATCTTG is a window encoding:
- a CDS encoding transcription antiterminator, coding for MFVTAREKAMIELIIKTSGKHTAHSIAAFLHVSVRTVQRDLKNIEQILKKFELTLVKSPDKGLSISGKNEQIFKLIQTMVNIKLIDITAEERKLLLLIYLMEEKEAIKLGPLANDLGISVTTLAAYLDELSGWLNSFGIELSRKKGVGVELIAREDSKRKALASFFLMYFSEELIESIFRLNDWQAENQKVLHYFEPNYLKKAEEQVSAQNKDLKLADSAYIALIVHICITVQRHKSGFKLTDGEEDSYVREYEEYQKMQEVSKAFENAFAIQLNEAEVRYLSVIWRGSSVQAAEEFYYDSVMVGRSIKRMIQSVSEKLNLDLTSDFSLFQGLFAHMEPSLFRIKQGLASFNPLTEDIKKKYPVLYMAVSQSLEQEFSEIYFPEDEVAYIVLHFGSALELRKEDLSIRALVVCPTGIGTSKMLASRIKKEMAEISSIEIASLKEIQELNLQEYDLVISTVRLPFEQNYVLVNPLLREEDIESIRHFLGGHIQTFTRRQPYGDSGSSPVSKDVRDTETAQSLSTLLQEMEDTHTSIRMILKNLTVADRRKASSHHLLLKEMAAECETDGLLHGSDDVAEQLLARERQAGLGVPETNMALFHARHEGVKELIFRIVHSEEPYLIKGMDRNEMQARNILLLLAPLSLRPKQLEIISLISTAIVESKENMLVFSSSNEQMIRKKLEETFFTYLQNKLAKD
- a CDS encoding mannitol-1-phosphate 5-dehydrogenase, whose product is MKSTIHFGAGNIGRGFIGALFSQSGYHVTFVDIADEIINKLNEEKSYKVKTAADPQEVMEIANVSGLNNMKQEQEVIEAIGQAEYVTTAIGPNILPRIAPLIAKGIEKRLGENDAPLYIIACENQIGATDILKGHILEQLDGETKAKLEGRVFFFNSAVDRIVPIQNNQGSLDVLVETYYEWVVETNQEIPHVEGMMTVPDLAPFIERKLFTVNTGHAVTAYFGWLAGKETIDEALNDETISEQVKNTLKETGAYLVKTYGLDQGEHDKYIGKIIGRFQNPYLHDGVSRVGRSPLRKLGPEDRLVKPARESNRLGLPTENLAKAIAAALLFDVKDDSESVELQKMVSEHGIVHVLTEVSKLDRESSLVKEIAAQYEQLKK
- a CDS encoding MmcQ/YjbR family DNA-binding protein — translated: MNKKRLHAICSELPGTIHDYQPVWEADRYHICGKMFALIGSDTKRKQIITLKCDPYRAEELRETYEGIIPGYHMNKTHWNSIYLDSNVPDHVMEALIQHSHQLVLKNLPKKVQIEIESRSGGGESLRD
- a CDS encoding Na+/H+ antiporter NhaC family protein, with the translated sequence MQHDWFSVIPFLIAIPIAIKTKQVLPGLFAGLLAGAYLLQPSPVGGLKKMIDILVKGIIDPGNIKIFMFLYAFTGLIGMIKIAGGIRGFVEAASAKVQTKKQALFLTYISTIGTFAAPSFRFVTIAPIMRALLKKVKMSTQELGFVIETTATPIIVLIPIATAFVGYMTSLIDLALENEHIKADSYQLFLQSIPYNFFSYVLIIVGIYLSFFHHSKSTEESDPEKIGGGSGEDDWHNCDPSVGKDLPERPWNLFVPLILVIGLTFLFTWWDGFQKEKGFFTAFIKADVMTAMLTAILVALILTFVFFRFQKIKTGELLNSFILGGNELMSVIVLLSFVWGLSSASEELGFSRFVTSHSQWIPPSLLVPVLFVFGAAVSYFIGSAWGTWGILMPLGVSIAAASHLSLPLVIGTVFASGTFGAFASPLSDDTNTIARILNLSVITYARYKLRPALIAAGITVVLYGAVSFFL